From the Mammaliicoccus sciuri genome, the window TCCTTGAAATGATTGAAACATCGGAGCCGCCATATTCGTATAGTCAAATGTATATTAAAAACGGTAACCCTGAACGATTAGATTATATGATGAAAGAAGCTAACTTAATGGATAATGAACGACCATTTAATTGTGTGCCCATTATCAATCATCATTTTATCAATTGCATACAGCACAATAACATTTCAAAAGCGTACTTTTATAACGCATTTGCTGATAAAAATATTATATATAATATGGTGGAAGCAAAACTTCTGCATCAGAACAATCAATCAGAAAAAGCGATATCAATTTTAATGGATGCATTTAAGAACGACAATAGTGATTACGAAACATATACATTGATAAAACTCATCATCAATAATAAAGAAGATGTTATCATTCAAAGCAAATTAGATTGGAATGACTTAACAGCAATTTCAGTTTATTACACAGTGCATCTAATGATGAATGAACATATCAAAGAATATGGCATTAAAGCTTTATATGAAGCTATAGATGTAAATGAAATGGTGGATTTATTAAAAGAAAACCCAGAAATAATTATGGAAATTAATGAATGAGGTGAATTATTTGAAAAACACTTTATATAACTTATTTGATAAAATTCAATATAAAGAAGCGAGATATAATATCACTCCTTATAAACTGGAATCCTTGAAATATAATATTTGCAATTACTTAAAGAATATTCTAAATGAAGATTTTATTATGTATGAACTGAATGAAAAAACTTATATTGGTGTTGGGCAAGCAATTGAGTTCAAGATAACTAGTAAGAACTTTACTATTGAACGTAAGGAATCGAATTTAAAAATAAATAAAGAATTTAAATCATTATCAAATTTGTTACAAGAAATATATTCAATATTTGAAAGTAATAAAATAAGTGCTTTTGGTAATATTAACTTTAATTTAGCTAAATATTTACATTTATCTAATTATTGTAATGAAAATGATGAATTGTTGCATTTTTTTGTACCTTCTACAAAAGTGGAAATAAGAGAAGGGGAAATGCTAGTACAGTTTTTAGAAAGTAACCCATTTAGTAAATTAAGTGAAATCTATGAAGAAATAGAAATGATTCATGTCCCTCTTAAGAGTAATCCGGAAAGAATATTGCTAAACCAACAATCAGAAAGCTATAAAAAAAACGTAAGCAAAGCAATATCAGATATAAATAATGGTAAATACTCTAAAGTAATAATTTCTAGAAAAATTAACATTTCAGAATCGATAAATATGATAAAGAGTTATTTTTTAGGATTAAAATTTAATAATCCAGCGCGTTCATATTTATATAGTGTAAATGAAAAAGAGTTATTTGGATTTTCTCCTGAAACTATAGTTCAAGTAGATAATTATAATAAAGTATTTACATTTCCATTAGCAGGTACGAGAAAAAATGAAGAATCTCTTAAAAAAGAATTATTGACAGATATTAAAGAGGTAGGAGAACATGCTGTTTCTGTTAATCTAGCACTTAAAGAGTTAGGTGATGTGTGTATACCAAATTCTATCATAGTAGAAGAATTTATGAATATTTATGAAAGAGGATCTGTACAACACCTAGGTTCTAAAGTATCAGGTATACTTAAGAATAAAAATTATTGGGATGCTCTACTAGCCTTATACCCAGCTGTAACAGCATCTGGAATTCCAAAAAAAGAAAGTATTGAAGCTATAGAAAAGTATGAAGATATGCCTAGAAATTTATATAGTGGCGGAATATTTATTATAGATAAAGAAATAGGATTTGATGTGGCATTAATATTAAGAACGGTTTTTCAAGATAAAGACGAAACTTATCTTAGAGCTGGAGCTGGAATTGTAGAAAAATCTAATCCTGATCGAGAAATGGAAGAAACACGTGAAAAGTTAAAATCGGTAATTGAGTCGTTAAGTTTGTGAAATACTTTATATGCATTTATCTTTTCATGTAAAACAATAAGTAATTGGAAAGTGAAAATATAATTATGAGTTACTAATATATTAGTATGCTATAAAAATGTAATTGTTCAAGTTTGTTTAAAAACCAGTGAACATATCATCGAACATGGAAAAGCAATATACGTAGTGTAATGGTGAATTTATTATTAGATAACTCAGAAATAATTGTACAAATAAATGAAAGAGGTGAATAAAGAGTAAATATATGACAAATAATGATAGCATGCAACCTATAACAGATTTATCAGATTTAGAAGAGCGTATTCCGAAAAATGATGTAGCACGTATAGTGAAACTTATTGTTGATAGTATACCTGAAACAAGGCTTGATGGGTGTGAAGAGCGATTTGGTATGAGTGTCTATCACTCTAAAACAATGCTCAAAATTATTTTATATGCTTATACACAATCTAAATTCTCGGGTAAAGAAATTGAGTTTGCATTAAGGGACAGTTATCGAATGATGTGGTTAGCTGAGATGCATGTAACAACTTTTGATTTAATCAATTACTTTCGTAGTATCGATGAGATAAACAATTTGGTGCAAACTTTATACATTAATTTGAGGTCGAATTTAATTCAACAGCAAATAATTGACCCAAAAAGTGAATACATGGATATCATAAATCAAGATGCCAAAATTGATAAACAATCATTTATTTGGAATGAAAAATTTGAAGAAAACAATACTTACAATCAAGAATCAAAAGAAGTATATCAAGAATTGTTGAATACTAAAATTTTGCCATCAATCAAACACGAAACAGAATAGTAATAAGAAAACCAGTAGCATCTAAACACGAATAATGAAAACTTAATAAACAATATTTTCTAGGCGGCTTATTCTATATGATCTATAAAGGATAAGTCGCCTAATTTTAATTTAAATATTATTTACCATCATTATTATATTGGATTAATAATATAAATTTTCTAAACTTGCGTATTCATTTTAAAAATGGTACTTTATTTATATCGTTAAATAGTAATTATTACGATTTAGGAAGTGTTAAAATGGAAAAAACAAATAAAGTAGTGATTATTGGTGCGGGTCCTGCTGGTATAGGTATGGCTATTGCATTAATTGAAATGGGATTAGATGATATTCTTATATTAGATAAAGGACAAGTTGGTGAATCTTTTAAAAATTGGCCATTATCAACTCGCTTTATCACACCTTCGTTTACAACAAATGGGTTTGGAACACCAGATATTAACGCAATCACACCTCATAGTTCCCCTGCTTTTACTTTTAAGAAAGAACATATTTCAGGCAAAGAGTATGTTCAATATTTAGAAGCGCTTGTACAGATTTATAACTTGAAAGTTGACCAACATACAAATGTATTAGATGTATCCAATAATAGAGACAATGAAACATATAAAGTGTATACAGATCATGGGACTATTGATGCTGAATATATCTTTGTTGCGACAGGGAATTTTTCATATCCTTATAAACCGTTTAAACATGGTAGACATTATAGTGAGGTTGAAAAATTTTCAGATATAAATGGTGAACTGGCTGTCGTAATTGGTGGTAACGAAAGCGGATTTGATGCAGCGCTCAATTTAGCATTATCCGGTAAAATTGTCGATATTTATACTAATTCTACAAGTTATAAACAAGAAGATGCTGATCCAAGTATTCGACTTTCTCCTTATACACACCAACGATATGAAGAATTAAAGGAACTTGGTTATCCCATACGTATTCATACCGAACATGTGGTGAAAGAAATTGAGTATAAAAATGGTCAATATGTTATTCAATTTAACGGCGTACATGACGATGTAATAATTTCCGAAGAACCGATACTTGCTACTGGATTTAATCCTGTTCAACATAATCGACTAACTCGAATATTATTTGAAAATGATGGTACAAATTTTATGCTAACTGACGATGATGAATCAACAATTAATCCTAATGTCTTTATGATAGGAGATACGGTTAAACATCAAGATGTTATTCTTTGTTATATTTACAAATTTAGAACGCGTTTAGCTGTTCTAGCAAAATTAATATGTGACCGAGAAAGCTTTGAAGCAAATGAAGATGCTATAGAGTTCTATCAATCAAATCAAATGTTTTTAGATGATTATGATTGTTGTGATGTGAACTGTTCATGTTAAAAGTTGAATATAATATTAAAAATGGAACTTGTTCGCCGATACCAAACGGTGAACATTATATTGTGATTAAGCAGCTAAAAAAACTATCAACAGAGCAGAAATTACAGTTTAAAAGGTATATCATTCAAAAGCAATTAAAGCTCACACTAGATGAAAACTGTAAGCAAAAGATAGATGACCCTGACGAATCAAAATATATTATCTCTGAATTGAATATCTTAAGACAAGAACAAGCGAAACATGTTCCTAAAGTAAAAGACATGTTTTTAGCTTTTGCTTTAATCATATTAATGTTTATGTTGCCAATATATATTTCTTATTATTTATCTCAATATATTCAAAATCATTGGGTAGAGCAGTTTTTAGACTATGTAATACATACTGTTCAATTCGACGAAAAGGCTTTGAATGACTTACTATTTGGAGATTATGGGTTATTGTCACTCGGCATATATTCAATCATTTGGGCATTACCCGTTGTCGTTTTCATTAGTATTTCTACGAATATTATCAGTGAAAGTCATTTAAAATCTTATATCGTTTGGTCAATCGATCCAGTTATGACAAAAGTAGGATTAACTGGTTACGATATTGTACCAGTTATTGAAGGATTTGGTTGTAATTCCGCAGCAGTATTGCGTGCCAATCATGATTGTAGTGCTTGCACTAAAAATAACTGTATGAGTATGGTTAGCTTTGGATCATCATGTAGTTATCAAATTGGCGCGACACTTTCACTATTCAGTGTAATCAAAGCCCCATGGTTATTTATTCCTTATTTAATAATCGTATTTATCGGTGGTTTAATGCATATTAAACTATGGTCCTCAAAAAGCATGATACCAACTCATTATTTTGTGTTAGATAAAGTTAGAAAGCCTTCAATTATAGCTGTATGGAAAGAATCCAAACAGACTATTCTGTCATTCTTAGCTCAAGCTTTACCAATATTTATGATGATTTGTGTATGTGCGAGTATCCTTTCTATGACACCTATTTTACTGCGGGCTGCAAATGTCTTTAATCCAATTTTACAGTTGATGAATGCACCTCAAGAGATGTCAACGGGTATTCTATTCTCAATGATTAGAAAAGATGGTATGTTGTTGTTCAATGTGAATCAGGGCTCATTATTGCAAACGATGTCGTTAAAAAGTGTGTTCTTATTAGTATTATTTAGTTCAACATTTTCTGCATGTTCTGTAACAATCACTATGATAATTAAAAATTTAGGGTGGAAGCAAGGTCTAGGAATTGTCGTAAAACAAATGATTACAGCGACGATTTGCTTATGTGGAACTGTATTGATTATGAATTTATTTGGAGGGATTTAATTGATATTATCAGATCAAGATATTAAGCGGTTTATTAGTGAAGGTCAAGTAAGTGTCACACCTTATCGAGAACAACTTATAGAACCCGCTTCTATTGATTTAACATTAGGCAATCATTTTCTACTACCCATTTCACCAAAAGATAATGTGCAATCGTTGAAAGATCCTATTCAGTATGATGAAGTTGTTGCCAAAACTTTTACAATACCAGGTAAATCATTTGTATTAGCGACTACACAGGAATGTGTGAAACTTTCAAATATGATGACGGGTTTTGTAGAAGGGAGGAGTTCAATTGGCAGAGCGGGTTTATTTATACAGAATGCTGGTTGGGTAGATCCGGGGTTTGAAGGTCATATTACTTTAGAATTATTTAATGCGAATGATTTCTCATTAAAAATTGAAGAAAACCAACGGATATGTCAACTTGTAATAGCACGTACACATTTACCTGCTATTTCTGGGTACAATGGAAAGTACCAAGGACAACTCAACGCAACAGGTAGTAAAGTGTTTATGGATTTTGAGAAATATTAAAGGTGGATTTGGTATGGAAATTTTTATCATCACTGGATTTTTAGGGAGCGGGAAGACTTCTTTACTGAATCATTTAATTAAAGATGTCAATGAAGAAGGTAAACGTATCGCTGTCATTATGAATGAGTTTGGTAAGAGGACAGTTGACTCTGAATTAATTCAGTCTGATGTAACAGTAAATGAAATCATTAATGGCTGTATATGTTGTGAAATGAAAGATGATGTTGCACATCAATTGCATATGTTATATATTGAACAACAACCAGAAATAGTTTTAATTGAATGTAGTGGTATTGCACACCCATTAGAAGTACTTGATGCATGTTTGACACCTGTGCTTTCGCCATTTATAACAATAAGAAGTATCATCGGCATCATAGATATACCGGAATATCAAAAATTATCAACCTATTCAAAACAAACACAACAACTTATCGATGTTCAACTAAAGTATTGTCAGGATATTATAGTAAATAAGCTTGATTTAATCGATTCGTGTGAGGCAATCAATGTTATTAAATCTATACAAGAACAATATCCAAGAGCAGAAACATTTTCAACAACTTATGGAAAAGTAAGTTATCATCACTTATCTAAAAAAGTT encodes:
- a CDS encoding saccharopine dehydrogenase NADP-binding domain-containing protein — its product is MSKQIGILGGNGALGSRLTKLLSEHKNVQIKVSTRTENFTKLEHHQIEYVTVSLDSVDDLKQFINGCDIVVNCTGYYNKYIIECCSEYHAHYVDTSGELNLVHSELELDEQLKNKRLSAVQFVGVNPGLTEVLIAYCKACSNVEELELYFSGVGILSKSAVLEMIETSEPPYSYSQMYIKNGNPERLDYMMKEANLMDNERPFNCVPIINHHFINCIQHNNISKAYFYNAFADKNIIYNMVEAKLLHQNNQSEKAISILMDAFKNDNSDYETYTLIKLIINNKEDVIIQSKLDWNDLTAISVYYTVHLMMNEHIKEYGIKALYEAIDVNEMVDLLKENPEIIMEINE
- a CDS encoding salicylate synthase — encoded protein: MNYLKNTLYNLFDKIQYKEARYNITPYKLESLKYNICNYLKNILNEDFIMYELNEKTYIGVGQAIEFKITSKNFTIERKESNLKINKEFKSLSNLLQEIYSIFESNKISAFGNINFNLAKYLHLSNYCNENDELLHFFVPSTKVEIREGEMLVQFLESNPFSKLSEIYEEIEMIHVPLKSNPERILLNQQSESYKKNVSKAISDINNGKYSKVIISRKINISESINMIKSYFLGLKFNNPARSYLYSVNEKELFGFSPETIVQVDNYNKVFTFPLAGTRKNEESLKKELLTDIKEVGEHAVSVNLALKELGDVCIPNSIIVEEFMNIYERGSVQHLGSKVSGILKNKNYWDALLALYPAVTASGIPKKESIEAIEKYEDMPRNLYSGGIFIIDKEIGFDVALILRTVFQDKDETYLRAGAGIVEKSNPDREMEETREKLKSVIESLSL
- a CDS encoding transposase: MTNNDSMQPITDLSDLEERIPKNDVARIVKLIVDSIPETRLDGCEERFGMSVYHSKTMLKIILYAYTQSKFSGKEIEFALRDSYRMMWLAEMHVTTFDLINYFRSIDEINNLVQTLYINLRSNLIQQQIIDPKSEYMDIINQDAKIDKQSFIWNEKFEENNTYNQESKEVYQELLNTKILPSIKHETE
- a CDS encoding NAD(P)/FAD-dependent oxidoreductase, giving the protein MEKTNKVVIIGAGPAGIGMAIALIEMGLDDILILDKGQVGESFKNWPLSTRFITPSFTTNGFGTPDINAITPHSSPAFTFKKEHISGKEYVQYLEALVQIYNLKVDQHTNVLDVSNNRDNETYKVYTDHGTIDAEYIFVATGNFSYPYKPFKHGRHYSEVEKFSDINGELAVVIGGNESGFDAALNLALSGKIVDIYTNSTSYKQEDADPSIRLSPYTHQRYEELKELGYPIRIHTEHVVKEIEYKNGQYVIQFNGVHDDVIISEEPILATGFNPVQHNRLTRILFENDGTNFMLTDDDESTINPNVFMIGDTVKHQDVILCYIYKFRTRLAVLAKLICDRESFEANEDAIEFYQSNQMFLDDYDCCDVNCSC
- a CDS encoding nucleoside recognition domain-containing protein, giving the protein MLKVEYNIKNGTCSPIPNGEHYIVIKQLKKLSTEQKLQFKRYIIQKQLKLTLDENCKQKIDDPDESKYIISELNILRQEQAKHVPKVKDMFLAFALIILMFMLPIYISYYLSQYIQNHWVEQFLDYVIHTVQFDEKALNDLLFGDYGLLSLGIYSIIWALPVVVFISISTNIISESHLKSYIVWSIDPVMTKVGLTGYDIVPVIEGFGCNSAAVLRANHDCSACTKNNCMSMVSFGSSCSYQIGATLSLFSVIKAPWLFIPYLIIVFIGGLMHIKLWSSKSMIPTHYFVLDKVRKPSIIAVWKESKQTILSFLAQALPIFMMICVCASILSMTPILLRAANVFNPILQLMNAPQEMSTGILFSMIRKDGMLLFNVNQGSLLQTMSLKSVFLLVLFSSTFSACSVTITMIIKNLGWKQGLGIVVKQMITATICLCGTVLIMNLFGGI
- the dcd gene encoding dCTP deaminase — its product is MILSDQDIKRFISEGQVSVTPYREQLIEPASIDLTLGNHFLLPISPKDNVQSLKDPIQYDEVVAKTFTIPGKSFVLATTQECVKLSNMMTGFVEGRSSIGRAGLFIQNAGWVDPGFEGHITLELFNANDFSLKIEENQRICQLVIARTHLPAISGYNGKYQGQLNATGSKVFMDFEKY
- a CDS encoding CobW family GTP-binding protein, which encodes MEIFIITGFLGSGKTSLLNHLIKDVNEEGKRIAVIMNEFGKRTVDSELIQSDVTVNEIINGCICCEMKDDVAHQLHMLYIEQQPEIVLIECSGIAHPLEVLDACLTPVLSPFITIRSIIGIIDIPEYQKLSTYSKQTQQLIDVQLKYCQDIIVNKLDLIDSCEAINVIKSIQEQYPRAETFSTTYGKVSYHHLSKKVKNIPFKNQNQNFHNHIYHKYYSIDKPVQIEKFKLWLQNLPQKVYRVKGFITFENSPNKYLVQISNSNVLIEKYDIDIDDYLILIGEKIDEENIFFSLY